A single window of Crassostrea angulata isolate pt1a10 chromosome 8, ASM2561291v2, whole genome shotgun sequence DNA harbors:
- the LOC128161418 gene encoding uncharacterized protein LOC128161418: MAESKLENISGSDDKFRCPICLEEVRNPKYLPCYHTFCKSCIQTYISSTAACSGDNSPKTIQCPVCRKSIQAPSNDASSEEWACSLPEDKLILSMSVDSDRSENKYCMFCKRNDKTVLAKHWCKTCTETICDDCKFIHSYVRVLQEHKIVSLADKVDLKNGVEIDEPCLVHRGKYLEVFCQDHDQLCCSICFATKHRTCKKVESIEDVATEIDVSCHNTTPEFFKDFLKKLDDIQNEYRDTLAHLSTKKQDIFTSTETKVEEIKSLLDKAHNQWMKQFEQNHSDAVGNIEIASDEVKRLAITVQEANTMLQRVLENGTTKQIFVTRHKVRHQIMDHVKRLRDLKIWNIVHDYSQTDTDFLRQILENQNFQNVEMLEKSDLTSITLKEFISKLLGNKILWSQEIMARKDWMSVEFEKLSETRLPKMAYYGLFIDDTNILLSVENPPSLQIYDITDPIARCVYTYPCSDTPFGLCHSGESMDKVFVSFKTHVDHYEIEISDSVNIKKMETIKLKTHMKAISRGSTLIFSCSDSVKMICTSNFSIKHTSSSLRTGDRPFISASFHSVHHAIIRNNKIVVADQDNKEVLEKILHTGDPRGLAFDLQDNIFICTMKNKLRQIRRGGGESRDIDLPGIQSAYNVVLHPTGEKVLILDYCEKFCVYKVL; the protein is encoded by the coding sequence ATGGCCGAATCTAAACTGGAAAATATTTCAGGTTCCGATGACAAATTCCGTTGTCCTATATGTCTGGAGGAGGTAAGGAACCCCAAGTATTTGCCATGTTATCATACGTTTTGTAAATCCTGTATTCAGACCTACATATCAAGTACGGCGGCGTGTAGCGGTGATAATTCTCCTAAAACTATCCAGTGTCCTGTCTGTCGGAAGTCCATCCAAGCTCCGAGTAATGACGCCTCCAGTGAAGAATGGGCCTGTAGTTTACCAGAGGATAAGCTGATTCTGAGTATGTCTGTGGACTCTGATAGAAGTGAAAACAAGTATTGCATGTTTTGTAAGAGAAATGATAAAACTGTTCTAGCAAAACATTGGTGTAAAACTTGTACAGAAACGATTTGTGATGATTGCAAGTTCATTCATTCTTACGTGAGAGTACTACAGGAGCATAAAATTGTAAGTCTCGCAGATAAAGTAGATTTGAAAAATGGCGTAGAAATAGATGAACCATGTTTGGTACATCGGGGGAAGTATCTAGAGGTCTTTTGCCAGGACCATGATCAATTATGCTGCAGCATATGCTTTGCTACCAAGCATAGAACTTGTAAAAAGGTGGAGTCCATTGAAGATGTAGCAACAGAGATCGATGTAAGCTGTCATAACACAACGCCCGAGTTCTTCAAAGACTTTCTAAAGAAACTAGATGATATACAGAACGAATACAGGGATACGCTTGCACACCTCAGTACGAAAAAGCAGGACATTTTTACAAGCACTGAAACAAAGGTAGAAGAAATAAAGTCACTTCTAGACAAAGCCCACAACCAATGGATGAAGCAATTCGAACAGAATCATTCTGACGCAGttggaaatattgaaatagCATCTGATGAAGTAAAACGGCTTGCCATAACAGTACAAGAGGCTAACACTATGCTACAAAGAGTTCTGGAAAACGGAACAACCAAGCAAATCTTTGTCACTAGACACAAAGTACGTCATCAAATCATGGATCATGTCAAACGTCTGCGTGATTTGAAGATATGGAATATTGTGCACGATTACAGCCAAACTGATACAGATTTCCTTCGTCAAATTCTTGAGAATCAGAACTTTCAAAATGTTGAGATGCTTGAAAAATCTGATCTAACATCAATCACACTGAAAGAATTTATTTCCAAATTGCTAGGCAATAAGATACTGTGGAGTCAAGAAATCATGGCCCGGAAAGACTGGATGTCGGTTGAATTTGAAAAACTCTCTGAAACAAGATTGCCTAAGATGGCTTATTATGGCTTATTTATAGATGATACGAACATACTTCTGTCCGTAGAAAATCCGCCATCTCTGCAGATTTATGACATTACCGACCCTATCGCAAGATGTGTTTACACCTATCCATGTTCGGACACTCCATTTGGGCTTTGTCACTCAGGAGAGAGCATGGACAAAGTCTTCGTTTCTTTTAAAACGCATGTCGATCATTATGAGATCGAAATCTCTGAtagtgtaaatattaaaaaaatggaaacTATAAAACTCAAAACACATATGAAAGCCATTTCACGCGGTTCGACGTTGATATTTTCATGTAGCGATTCCGTGAAAATGATTTGTACATCTAATTTTTCCATCAAACACACATCAAGTAGTCTAAGGACTGGAGATCGTCCATTTATTTCGGCTTCATTCCATTCCGTTCACCATGCTATTATAAGAAACAACAAAATAGTGGTTGCAGACCAAGACAATAAAGAGGTTTTAGAAAAGATATTACACACAGGTGATCCACGTGGATTAGCATTTGATTTACaagacaatattttcatttgcacGATGAAGAACAAACTGAGGCAGATAAGACGCGGAGGAGGTGAGAGCCGGGACATTGATTTACCAGGAATACAGTCTGCATACAATGTTGTACTTCACCCAACAGGGGAAAAAGTTCTTATTCTGGACTATTGTGAGAAATTCTGTGTTTACAAAGTATTGTGA